The genomic segment TCTGTAAACATATCTGGTTCCTCTATGGACATAACACCGGTACCGTGTTCTTGTCTGCTTTGCCGCGCCTGTACCGTCTCTACGACTATTTGGTACGGTCTCAGCAACTTTACAACTGTAGAGTTGACAAAGCAATGGTTAGGACCTGATCGCATCTAGTTCCTCATCTGGTCCCTCTAAAGACATACCTGGTTCCTTGAGTAGGtttgtaaaatcatcaaaacacgaagtAGCATAACTTATCAAGTAGTTTAACAggacaacaaagaaagaaagaaaaataaatgaccATCTCCAGCAACCCAATCTAAGGCACTAGTTAAACGAAATTATCTTGTTTTATAAGGGTGAGCCAAACTCTCTTACCTCAGGTATGCAAATCCTCTTTTTGTCATCATCTGTACTAATAGATAGAACAGTACGGATGGCAGGGGCGATTATTGAAGGAGTGCTATATTTGCTAAAATATCAATTGACACATATATCAGATTCAATCTTAAGTCAGATGTGAAGAAGTAGGTTAAATGAGAAACTGAAAATCTCACTCACTTGATGAGTTTAAGCAGCACCAAAAGAACATCCGCCTCATGGAAGGCATCAACAACCTCACTCTCGCTTACATCATCAATAAAATCGCATTTTTCTACACCCCAAATACTACTACTGTTACTGAAGGACAAATCTAATGTACTAGTAAGGTAAGAAAGCGCCTTGCATGCATTACTTAGCACCTCTTTATCATCATTTGCATAGACAAGGTTACAAAAAGCTTTAATTGCTGGTCTCACCTGACAATCGAATTGTAATTAGTAATGTAAGGCATCCAGCAAGTTCGCAATATCGTTGCATCACATAATTGCAGGCCTAGCTAAAAACTTTTCAACAGTCATTAACTGACCTTATTAAAAAGAGGTTGTATTATGCCTCCACAAAACTTTGATATAGTCAAAAAGTGTTTTCTCATCATTGAAACATTGGTAGTGTCCAACTTATTCAGCAAAGTATCCAAAGCCCCATGCCGAAAAGCATAATTACGATTCACAGGGTGGGAAGCAACTTTTCGCAATTCCTCCACAGCCTTTAGTTGGACAAAAAATATAATCCGTCTGCTAATAAACATAGCTACAGTCTATACAACACAGGGGTATGCCAATTTTAAAACATACCTTCTCACAAACACTATATGTGTCCAAAAGGTTTAAAAGAACTTGCATCAGCTCATGCTTAATCACCAAATCAGGTTGCCTCGAGTAGCGTGATGATATAATGTGTATGAGAGTTCCAGCAGCTTCAGACTATGAATGCAAAACAATAATGATAAAGGAAGTGTGAAGCTACAAGCATAAGACAAGAATAAGTAATCAATACATCACTCTCTACCTGGAGCTCTTGTGAATCCGCTGTTTGTATAATATTTTCAGGTAGAGGAACAACATCAAAAGATTCTAAAACATCTTTTACTTCAATTACAAAATTTGTGAATAAAAATTTGCACGTAAGTGATATGCAAGTTGAATAAAATTAGCTGGAGCAGTCTTATTCATATCTTCGGAGAACAGTTGTCCTAGTTGTTTAATCCCCAACAGCTGCATATTGCTTTCAGTAGACTCAAGAAAAGAAACCAGTGATTGAAGATCTAACTATAAACCAACAATTTAGTCACCACATTCATCCTATAGTTTGGTAACAAAATACAATCGGCCTGCTAATCAACATTGCTTCAGTCTATACAACATAAGGGGTCTAAAACACACCAGATCAACCTCCTGAcgattttttctaaatttttgctTAGGTTCAGGCAGGTATTGGAATCTTTTAGTAGCATCGCAGGTACCAGAATCACTATCCTGAGAAGCGGCAGGCTATGAACGCAAAACCATAAGGATAAAGAAAGTGTGAAGCTACAACCACAATACGCTAAAAAATGCACCAAAAAGTCACTCTCTACCTAGATCTACAGTGAGTATTCTCTCTAGAAGTTGAACAAAATCAGAATATACATCTTCTACAATACGACTCAATTCTATGAATAAAAAATTGCACGTAAATGATATGCAAGTTGAATAAAATCAGTAGAAAAGAAGTCGGAGTCATACTGTCAGAGTGCATTTGTTTGTATTCTTTGGTTGCTGACTGCTGCAGATTGCTAGGCAAAACACGGGCAACCATTGACGGAAGATCTAACTGTAAACCAACAAATCAGTTACCATTAAAAACCGCATTCAACCTATAGTTTGGAAACAAAATACAATCAGCCAATTTTAA from the Lycium ferocissimum isolate CSIRO_LF1 chromosome 11, AGI_CSIRO_Lferr_CH_V1, whole genome shotgun sequence genome contains:
- the LOC132038511 gene encoding importin subunit alpha-1a-like; this encodes MLSEAAGTLIHIISSRYSRQPDLVIKHELMQVLLNLLDTYSVCEKAVEELRKVASHPVNRNYAFRHGALDTLLNKLDTTNVSMMRKHFLTISKFCGGIIQPLFNKVRPAIKAFCNLVYANDDKEVLSNACKALSYLTSTLDLSFSNSSSIWGVEKCDFIDDVSESEVVDAFHEADVLLVLLKLINKYSTPSIIAPAIRTVLSISTDDDKKRICIPETDPASVKIDPKTRKEYNEADRKAVKKNYKTKKILICGIRPDEYNRILSCQSAKEIWDALQDAHEGTSK